The sequence below is a genomic window from Ostrinia nubilalis chromosome Z, ilOstNubi1.1, whole genome shotgun sequence.
AGCCGCGACTCGCTGCAGCGCGCACAGCAGCAGTCGGCCGACTCCAACACGCAGAGCCCGGCCCCCTCCGACGACGGCCGCAGCGTCGACGACTCCGCGCTCCAGTCCCCCTACGCATCGCAGAACTTCGACCGCTCTCACCGCGTGGCCACCATGCAGTCCAAGTCACCATATACGCATCTTCAACAGGGtaatttagataataatttcaGTAATAATCCTTTAGCTAATCATCCGTTACAGCACCAGGTTGGGTCACATCCGCTCAATATAGGTAGTCAACCGCCAGGTATAGGGAATCCTAACGATAACTCTCAGCAGGGTTCAAAGGGTGTCGCAATTTCAACAGCTGGGAATCCCCCAAACGGGGAAGCAGGTCCCTCTGTTTCTCAAAATCATCATATGAGGGGCCTGCTATCAGTATCAACCAGCAATATTTCAACTCCGCCGCTAACTCAGAGTACGCCGGCGCTTACGGCGCACACGCTGCCTCCGTTCAGTCATTTGGGTGTCAACCCGTACAGCCAGAGGTCTACGGATCCTTTGGCGCCTTCGGTTCCGGACCCCACGCACACCCCATTATATTTGGGTCAGAATTTTCAGCAGACTATAGCACCGAGTTACCCAAACGGGATGGCCCCCCACGTTATGGATATGGCTATCAACAATCTGCCTATAGCCAGTCCGGCTACTTTTGGTGAATCAGCACCAGAGGAAGTCGAGGTTATGGAACAAGAAACGTCTAGTGAGCCTGCGGGTGGACGCTTGCCTAGTTTCGCCCAGCTCCAAACGCAGAGCTTCAGCGTTTATGTTTCAAACTATATCACACAGCCTAACGTGGGGGGTCAAGTTATCGCTGACGAGTCGACCGCAGGATACATCATCGTCGATCCGGTAAACACTCCTTTACAATATAGTAATATCGAGATATGCGGGCAGGGAATCGACACGTACGATTACAGCTACTCGCCGCGAGCTACTAAAGACAATGTTGTTAGTTACAGTTCAGATCACGTCAAACTTTATCCGTACGAGTATGCAGTAGGCGGTAAAACGATAAAGCGCGAAGATGATATCCTGCGTACAGATGCTAGTCAGCTTCAAATACTGAAGATAGAGGATATAATGGATTACGCGAACAAAGAGAATTACGGGTCGCAAATGAAATCTCCGGCTAGTCCGGAGAGCGCGAAGGCGGAAAATGAGAACCGCGGCTCGCCGTTGATCTCCTCGACGGTGACCACGCCGCTCGCCGAGCGCAACCAGGTCAAGAAGGCCGCGCCGGCCACGGTGCACAAATGCTACGAGTGCGACAAAATTTTCAACAAAGCCTGCTATCTCACGCAGCACAACAAAACATTCCACTCGGGCGCAAAGCCATTTAAATGCGATCGTTGCGGTAAACGATTCTCTGACGACGTTTCCTACGAGGGTCATTACCTAAAGCACACCGACAACAAACCCTTCAAATGTAACGAGTGTCCGAAGTCTTTCAATCACAAAACCGACCTGCGGCGCCACATGTGCCTGCATTCCGGGTGCAAGCCGTTCGCGTGCGACCATTGCGGCAAAGCATTTATAAGAAAGGATCACATGGTAAAGCATTTCGATACTCATATTAAGAAAAACTCGCGGTCGTCGAACTCCTCGTCGTCTTCGATATCGTCGACGACTTCGACTTCGCCGCCAAACTCGCATCAGatcgtttttaattaaaaatgataattcgcAAGTGACGCGAGCACATATCATTTTCGAGTACGAAAATAGGAACTTtgcaataatttataatttttacctAGTTGCGTAGTCTATGATGTTGAATCGGTGTTATGTTATGTTTCGGTTTATCATTATTACGGAAAGACGCGACGCGATTCGTACTTGACGATCAGATAGAGCACGACATTGCGACGACTGATCGGACGGGAGGTGACGTCGCGTACCGAGAGTGGGTTTGTTGACGTATTCCGTGCCCGTTGAGATTCGGTTCGGTTCCCGCCACGCGGAGGTCCCCGTGAGGACACAACTGCGCCAATGGGTTTCTAGCGCGCCGGCTAGTTAGTTTTTGTTGTTCATTCAACTTAACCTTGCATTCACGCAAGGTGACTTTACATGCCTGGCTGTCTGGGCGCTAAACGTGTAATTACATGACGCTCGCGTTTTAGTCTGCGATATTTTTTAGATCAAACCATATCAATTTTACATAtgaactataaaaaatattaggtaaagcaggtaatattattatttcaggtCGAGTGTAGTGGTCGTCTAGACGTTCTGCAacatatcttaattttattgtaatctatggaccatagatttattttagttaaaattctaTTTCTTCGTAATGTTTGTTAACGTTAAAATCACTTTGTATTTCGAaaagtacttacttaagtaGAATAATTTCTGTATATACCTATTGAATGGGACGTTTGCCAGCCAGTTATTGTAATTAGGCACCTGTCATGTTAATAGTAAATGTTTTGATTGAAATGTTTTCCAGTGAAAGTGCGATGTCAGTAAAAGAAATTTTATCTGAGAATAACGATTTGATGCCAAATTATTGATAGTTTCGCCAAGAGTACAATGTGATCGGTATACTGATCCAAATATATATGTGTAACACCTAGTAGTAGTGATTCGTGTTTCGATAAGTCCAGGCGGGCTCCACTAGTTCGGGACCGGTCTGAGCCGAGGGCGCCGCGCCGCGGCCCCGTCGCCGCGTCGTCGCGGTCACGTCGCGGTCGCGTCGCAGTCGCGCTGCCCCGCAAGTGTCCGCATCAGTACTGGCGTCCTGAGAATGCTAGGTAGACACTTAGCAGTTTTGTTCTAGATATAAAATTCTTCTATTGATTATAAACTCGTATTGATAATTTCCCGGTGCttcctattattattttgtctgtTAACATTTGTTTTAATATAAGCTAGTTAACTTTCTTTGTTTAAATTCAGAATTATTTCGTGAATggatgaaaataatttatatccAATTTTAGTTACCAAGTGTTATGAACGAATTTAGTTTATACATTCCTGTTTCGTTAGTGGTAGGAAAGTAGTCTTCCTAAACGTTGCCAAAATAATTATTCCGCCAACTGTTTGCGaaacgatttatttttaatgtttttagcgtaataaaaataatgaaattctctagcaataatttaaaataataatgtaaatgttttttgtatagtATTAATTAATATGTCACGACTATTGATGATGTATTGCTAAAGAAATTATTATGAGAATCGTAAATTCCTTGTACATATTACGTGAAAATCGGTGAATTGACAGTTTGACGGGACATATCGAGGCCACGTGCGCGGGCGCCGCTTCTCGTCGCGTACGTGCGGGACGCGCCCGCGCCTCATATCATTGGTCGCATTATTACAACCAAGAATCCGTTTATCACTGCATAAGATGTGCAATATGAACATTATATCCACTTAATTTTGATAATGTTTGTATTTGAATGTTGATTATATTGCAgaagtatttttatacaaatagtATAAACTCAATGTTGATCTACCTCATCAGCTACTGTTCTATCCGTATATACATACacatatttattatacataaattGATTGATTAATTAAAAAGCAATATCTGTCATGTTATATTATATTATGGACAGAAAAGGCCTACCTCTTAGATACGAATGAAATTTCATGTTAATTTTGATACGATATAGTACTCCATATTATATTatagaaatattataatattacatatacAAATATATACTTCTTGTGTCATGGTACTGCGGTTGTGTAAACAACACGATCGTGGTCGACTATGCACATTTCATATCCGTACAAATTATTGTGAAGTTTTTATAGATACAGGATACAAATGTTATTACGTATATTGTTGAGAAAATGTATAATTAACAGAAGTATTTTCTTCATAGCAATAATGTAACAGTGACACAATATTTGAAACTTATCTACCTCAATTAATGAGTATAAGAAATATAATATCTAGTGTTGTGAAGCGGGTGCCGGGCTCTGCTGGCGCACGAAAACAATATACCTCATACTGCCTTCCACGAAAGTGATTCgtttaaatatattatttactgTAGGAGACAGTCGCTTGCGCAGCCCCCGGCATCTCGCCCTCATAAATATATATGTATAcaatatatatacagggtgtaaaggaCAGGTCGGCGTAAAACTTTGACAGTGAATTCAGACTAAAGGCGAGTTTAAACCAGtgagtttaattgttatttttattttttgtagtatCAACGTGGTTTTTTCCGATTTTTAATAGGGACCGACAAACTAAAGTGACTAGGAATCAGACTAGTCGAGTTCCGGAAAGATCCGAGTTCCTGGTGTTAGTTTTTGCCCGCCTCCCCCTTCCACCTTGTATACGGGATGTTTGTCTCTCCTCATACTGTTTAAAGCACACACTAGTATTATTAATTAGAATATAAACtaatgtaaatataaaataacgaTGAATTTGTTATTTATCATATTCTATTATCGTACTCATCGATAGacttattttgaaataagtTTAACGTAGCGATTTCAAGTTTATAACAATAGCACCTAAGTGATAAGATGTAAGATTTTTTGTGATGATCATATTTGTGTataatgtattaatttaattatcagTTACCAGATGATTTCTGTTACAATGAGTTGAGTAAAATTGGAAGAGTAAAATTCGAtaagatgttgttttttttaaaatggttCCCTCGTCCAATCGTGTTGATACGAGTAGCAGGAGGAAGTGCATGCTTTCTATCGTTTATTGAAATTTGTTTATTATAGCGTAGCGCAATTAAACCAGTACGGTGGGGGCGCTGAGGAGTGCATAGTCTTCGCACCAACaagaaaaaaagataaatacatTATGTATAAGGTATACACTTCTTACCGCTTCCTCGCTGTATTAGATAAGTTTTGGTCATAGAATTATACTAGTTTAAGGCGACGGATCTGTCACACCGCTACGGCGAAAGCTATATGCTATGCGTTGTAATTTGTTCATATCTATTATAATATCGATACTCAATTATTTTTACAGATACATCCGATCATGTGTTATTCCCGAGGTATACATTTGTGTAATTGTACTGTATATGAACAAATTGCAGATATCCACAGCGAattttgtgtataattttaagCAAAGCGATTTCATGTTTATGTATAAAATTTGTCAAGATTTCTTCCCTTTATCTCACGATTGACGGGAACGCAGAAATTTTGTCAAATCAACCATGGCCAGCGGCTCATGGTTCAGGTTATGGCGTCATAATGTATGTATCCCGACTACTATTGTGGTGTTTACGTCTTAAATATGCGATAGCAGTA
It includes:
- the LOC135086922 gene encoding transcription factor Zelda yields the protein MANSSAVSSTLPSRDYHCKVCDLYLDTVDSLEVHLQYHKENLYVKWGTQNSQNDTDNNNGAKVKSETTVSAPADSSDSMITKPSPEFQQRATPETSAQFPHPATPQSYHSAPSPYQNPDQTNFSPGAQFGNNYSHSGFPQNQHSEQINWEQSQYSQEYHKPTRFHPYSMQDRVSQVSSSSPLYGQPLNQPTPSPSPNQCDKCGFVCDSAVQLNEHCNSAHAGTSSGPNSAALPFQQFPGKQYNNSGYSNDNTKIKEEHEESSDILDLDSQKVVYQGNEGEQPNPSYDEAPQPGREVNTRTVPMMPWETQKLYSNPQINGDVSLFKEQKMFGEQKTPYPTDAKMFHPEQKFAYAQDKFLPGHHDQKQFMHVEQKIYPGVQMPPLTDYAGLASSNPDMKPPYRPYDSPAAPQITSTQPANPTSSTLPSIGGKGANWKSNEARRPKTYNCTACNKWFTSSGHLKRHYNTTLHKNAVRSSGQPDPATMPISSHHHPSRDSLQRAQQQSADSNTQSPAPSDDGRSVDDSALQSPYASQNFDRSHRVATMQSKSPYTHLQQGNLDNNFSNNPLANHPLQHQVGSHPLNIGSQPPGIGNPNDNSQQGSKGVAISTAGNPPNGEAGPSVSQNHHMRGLLSVSTSNISTPPLTQSTPALTAHTLPPFSHLGVNPYSQRSTDPLAPSVPDPTHTPLYLGQNFQQTIAPSYPNGMAPHVMDMAINNLPIASPATFGESAPEEVEVMEQETSSEPAGGRLPSFAQLQTQSFSVYVSNYITQPNVGGQVIADESTAGYIIVDPVNTPLQYSNIEICGQGIDTYDYSYSPRATKDNVVSYSSDHVKLYPYEYAVGGKTIKREDDILRTDASQLQILKIEDIMDYANKENYGSQMKSPASPESAKAENENRGSPLISSTVTTPLAERNQVKKAAPATVHKCYECDKIFNKACYLTQHNKTFHSGAKPFKCDRCGKRFSDDVSYEGHYLKHTDNKPFKCNECPKSFNHKTDLRRHMCLHSGCKPFACDHCGKAFIRKDHMVKHFDTHIKKNSRSSNSSSSSISSTTSTSPPNSHQIVFN